The DNA region GGTGGAATCTTCGCAAAAAGTGAAGATTTCACAGAAAACAGTGAATAAGCGCGTCGTTTTCGATATTAAACCAGCAAAATTGGGCAAAAAAGCGCCTAAGGCATTGGTTTCACAAAATAAAAATATTGGTAAAATTCGCATTGCTCAAGCAGGCAAAGATATTGTCAGGGTGACCGCTGAGCTCAAAGGCAAAGTTAAGTTGTCCATGAAACAGGTGCCAGCTGAAAAACCCAAATTGTTGGCGAAGGCCGCAAAAGGCGCAAAGAAGCTTACGCTTCCGCCTGCTTTGCTCGCTGACCAAGAGCAGCTCAGTGAAGCTGATGAAGATATCATTAATGATGTTTTGGATGAACAACCTGCCGCAGTGGCCACAGACGGCGATTCCAAAAGTTTAATCATTGTGCTCGATCCCGGGCACGGCGGCGATGATCCCGGCGCGATTGGAAAGGGCGGTCTGCGCGAGAAAGACGTGACGTTGGCTGTATCAAAACGAGTCAAAAAGATGATTGAACGCGATATACCAAGAGCAAAAGTCTACATGACGCGAGATGTGGATAAGACACTAACTTTGCCGAGCCGCACCGATTTCGCCAATCGCATGAAGGCGGATTTGTTTATCTCTATCCATGTGAATGCTTCGCTGAATCGCAAGACCCAAGGGGTTGAAACCTATTACCTGAACATCGCGCATGACCGCTATGCCTTAAGATTGGCAGCTCGCGAAAATGCCATGAGCGAAACAGAGACGTCCAATCTAGAGTTCATCTTGGCTGATTTGGCGATGAAATCTAGCGTGAGCGATAGTGTCCGTTTGGGTAATATCGTGCAAGACGCTTTGTGTGGCAATTTGCGAAACCAGTGGGATGACATTCGTAATTTGGGTCTCAAGCACGCCATGTTCTATGTGCTGATGGGCGCTAAAATGCCGGCCATATTGGTGGAGACTTCTTTTATCTCGAATAAAACGGACGAAAAGCGTTTGAAAAGTACTGACTATCAAAGCGCATTGGCTGAAGGTATTGTAAAGGGCATACATAGATACTCTGAAGATCGGGTTGCTATTAGGTAGTTAATGCCCTAGGTTCACCGATTTTAGTAATGAAGTATTTGTCATTTGTTGTTTTTTCTTGTTTGAGTTTTGCAAACCTCTTATTTGCGGCATGTCCCGATGTTGATCTGGGAAAAAAATATAATTTAACTCTCCACGATGATGGTTTGTCCGTTCTGAACGGCTCTTGGCAAGTGAATTTCGATTGTTTGCATAATATGAGTGGCAGATTTACGGAGAGACTTAATGGTAAGATTACGTCAGGCACCGATCTCATACAAAATCAGAGTTTGAAAGATCTGAATGTGGTTGATGTTTGCAATGTAAGGATTTTGTTTTCGTTGGTTAATGAACCGAACGGGTTTAGGCTGCAGCAAGCAAATGGGACTTGTTTGGCTAAAGTCGCTTTCTCAGACGCAGACGGTTCAGAGGTGATATTGCGCAATTGCGCAGCACAGCCGTTGGCTCGAGTTTTGCAGCCATCCACATCTGAAAATATCAACGTTCAGATTTTGAACGCGAGCGTTATGCCGCAACTTGTTCCCTATACCTTGGCTTTTCTCCATATGCATCGATTTAGGTGTCCAGCGCTCGATATACCTGCCGAATCTGGGATTTCTACAAAAGACGTATTAGCTATTGTTGCAGCAGTCATTTTGATTGGCAGTTTTTTGGTCAGTAGCGCGTTTGTTTGTCATTCTTATAGCGCGAAAAATGGGGAATGCTAGATTTAGGCTGACATGAATTGGAAAGATGCCATAGAAGGATTTTTAAACTACGCTCAGGTTGAAAAAGCCTTGAGCTTAAACAGTTTGGAATCCTATCGGCGAGATTTAAGTAAGCTGGCAGCTTATGCACTCTCGCAAAATCTCACGGTTGAGAACTTTAGCAAAGAAGATCTGACAAGGTACCAGCTGAGCGCATTATCGTTAGGTCTTAATGCCAGGAGTCAAAATCGGCATCTATCTTCTATGCGTCAATTTTTTCGCTTTTGGATGCGCGAAGGCGTATTAAAGCAAAATCCTGCCGCGGATGTAAGAAGGCCGAAAATGCCTTCAAAGTTGCCAGAATTTCTAAGTTTGGCTGAAGTAGATCGGCTTTTGCAGGCGGCGACCGAACACCCCAGAGACTATGCGATGCTATGCACGTTGTACGCTACGGGCCTTCGAGTATCTGAACTGATTGGCTTGCGCATGGATAATCTCGATTTATCCAGGGGTTTTTTGCGAGTGACTGGGAAGGGCAATAAAGAACGGCTGATTCCCCTGGGAGAAAAGGCGTTGGGCGCTTTAGAAAGCTATATTCCAGGTTCAGCCTGCGCGCCTGACCTCTTTCCCATGAGCCGGCAAGGATTTTGGAAACTAATTAAGCGTTACGCCAAAAAGGCTGGGATCTCAAAATCCATTTATCCACACCAACTTAGGCACAGCTTTGCCACCCATTTGGTTGAAAGAGGGGCGGATTTGAGGGGGGTTCAAGCGCTGCTGGGGCATGCGGACTTGTCAACCACCGAAATTTATATGCATATCAATCAAGAGCGGCTGCATCAGCTGTATGATAAACACCACCCAAGGGCTTAAAATGGACAATTTGAGATTGAATTTGGTGATGACACTCGGCGGACTGATTGTGGCGATCAGTGTGCACGAATTTGCTCACGTGGCCATGGCGAGGTTTTTGGGTGATAAAACGGGCGAGCAGATGGGCCGATTTACTTTAAACCCCATGAGCCATGTCGATCCGATCTGGACCGTGGCGTTGCCTGCTGTTCTCATTATTGCGTCTTCAGTCTCGTCAGGCGGCATGCCGATCTTTGCGGCCGGCAAACCGTCTCCGTATAATCCGAATTTCTTGAAGCGTAAGTTTTTTGGGAAGCCTTTGCGCGTTCGCACCGCTGAAGCTTTGGTCGCGATGGCGGGCCCCGTTTCTAATTTGATCATGGCCTTTTTACTTTTAGGCGTACTGAAATATAGCGGCCTCGCATTGATGGGGCTGTTGCAACCATTTATCGTAATTAATGTATCTTTATTTGTATTTAATCTAATCCCCGTCCCGCCGCTGGATGGCACCAAAGTTCTGCTGGCTATTTTACCTAGGCATTTGGCAGACAAGTATGAAGGTTTTGCGCCGCAGTTGTCTTGGATGCTGCTCATTGTGATACTGTTCGGAGGTGGAGCGGTCGTGGGCTTGGGCGTGAGGACCATCCTCATAGGAATGTCATGGTTGCTGATGTAACATCTACCATCGAACTGGGCGATGAGCGTTGCCTCATTCATGCATCTGGCCGTTTTACCAACGAAGACGCCAAGGACTACGCACCAAATCCAGAATCAGAACAACTGCACGTGGAGGTGCCTTTTTTTGAAGGGCCCCTCGATCTATTATTGCATTTGATCCAAAAGCATTCGCTCGATATTTTTGATATCCCGATTGTCTTGATTACCGAGAAATATCTCGAAGAAATTCAAAACTTGGACCTTGATCTGGCGGGCGAATTCTTACTGATGGCTGCCAGTTTGCTCCAAATTAAAAGCAAAATGCTTCTGCCCAAAGAAGAGCAACCTGCTGACGAGGAAGAAGATGGCGTTGATCCGAGAGCCGAGTTGGTTCGAAGGCTATTGGAATACCAGCGCTTCAAGGACGTTGCCGGCCAGCTCGGCAGCCGCGATTATTTGGGCTTCAATATTTTCGGTCGCATCTATGAAGAACCGGATATTGGCCCCGAAGAAGATCGTTTGGTGGCGCCAGTACCAGCTTTTGAACTGATCGAAAACTTCGCTCGCATCTTAGAGTCGATGCAACCTAGAACAGGTCACACGGTTTCGTTTGAGCCGGTAAGCCTTAGGGCGCGCCTTACAGAAATGATCGAGTTTAGCCGTCTCAAACTAACTTATTTATTCAAAGACGCTTTAGGTTTCTTCGGCGCGAAGACCAAATCCGACTTAATTATTACTTTCCTAGCCGTTTTAGAAATGGCGCGGCTTAAATTGGTTCACATCAAGCAAGAACCGGGATCCTCCGAGATTCACTTAACCGCTTTAGACAACGAATTTGACGGAGATATTCATGCTATCGACCTTTAATCTAGAGCACGCGCTGGAGGCGATTATTTTTGCCTCACCCGAGCCCATCTCTCTCACCCAGATCGTATCGGTGTTTGAAAACCAGGGTTATGAATACACCCGCGAAGAAATCGGCCAAGCTTTGCTTGAGCTTAAAATACGTGAAACCGGCATCTCGATCCAGGAAGCTGCAGGCGGCTACGTTTTCAGAACCGTGCCCACGTACGGAGGCCTGGTCCGGGCACTTCTACAAGAAAAGCCGCAAAAACTTTCAGCATCTCAGTTAGAAATCCTATCAATTATTGCCTACAGACAGCCAGTAACTCGCCAAGAGATCGAAGACATTCGGGGCGTAGATTGCTCTTCCGCGCTGAAGCGCCTCTTGAACCTAAAACTCGTCAAAATCATGGGCAAATCCCAAGGCATGGGCCGCCCACTTCTTTATGGAACCTCGAAAGAATTCTTAGAATTTTTCGGTTTCAACTCTTTGCATGAGCTCCCATCCCTCAAAGAGTACCAAGACCTAAATAAGGAAAAACCTGAGCCAGTGACCGCTGAAGAAGGCGAAGAAATTTTACTTAAAGACCTGTTCGCTGAAAAAGAATACTCAACCGCTGAGCATGAACGCCAAAATCAAGAGGCCTTAGAAGCTCTGGATAAGGCTTTGGGTGTGTTAAGCCAGACTGAAAAACAGATGGCCCAACCTTGAGGGAACAGTCTCGCTTTCTTTGGCATTAACTACAGGGTTTTACTTGCGGGAATTTTGTAGGTATTTGGGTATTTCAATTTTAAACGTTTTATGCGTTATTTAATCATGCTAAAATATCTTTTTTTAACGCTTATTGTAAGTTTTTCGATGACGTTTGCTCAAAGCGGAGGTTCGCGCAATCCTTATGCTGCTCAGCCGGTGCCTTGGCGTAGTAAAACCCAGAAAGCAAACAGCTCCTCTAGCATTGAAGGAGATTCTGCGGCGCAAGCTAGACAAGAAAAAGGGCACTGGATATTAAACGTCGCTTTATCTATGTATTCTGGGGAACAGCAATTTGAAGCAGAGAACTGTGAAAATGAAAGTCAGGTGATTGTACCTTGGACAGTTAAGTTAGAAAAAGATGAGCTTAACGGTTTGGGACTCGGCAAAGTCGTGCGTTGTACCTTCGTGCTTGCCCGCCCTAATCTGCCAATAGCTAGGCCCGCAAGCGACGAAGATATCGAAGAGTATGAAGTTAAGAAGAATAGAGCAAAATACTTTTTTAATCATGCTAAAATTGAAGATTTCATTCGTACTTGTATTGACAGCGACGGAAATTTAAATGAACGACTCTATGAACTTCATTTTAGAACACCTAATCATAAATTATTAGATAAGATCCGGTCAATAGGAGGAGGAAGGCCCAACAGGAAAGAGTTTAGGCTAGCTTATGGCCAGCTTAAGAGACTTAAGCTTTGGGAAGTTGACGTGTTATTAGGCCTCAATAATCATAATCATCTGACAATCTGCTATGTCTCTACGCATGCTGAAGAGCTTTTTTATGTGCAGGTTGCAAGACTGCTGCGTATTAATTTGCTTACCGGTGTCCACATTAAGACTGTGCCTGAATCAACAAGCACCTTTGGTTCGACGCCACAAGTTCGTTAGGCAACGCTCGCGTTCCCCAAAGGTATTGCAAAAGGCCCTCAATCGTTACAATCTAGCGATACTGTGCTTTGGACAACGCCTTGGGTGTATTGAGCCAGACCGAAAAAGAACTCAATTCGTCATCTCCAAGTTGAACGGGCACACTCCATAGCCATAACCTTATAACGCGGCGGCTGACGGCCAGTCCCTTGCATCAGGTTAACCTGCATCTTGAATTTGTCTAAGGCACCTTTAGGAATTTTAAAATTAATACTGTAATAGAATAAATAGACGTCTGGCGGGTTGTAGCCGTTTACGGTAATCTCTTCTTCTCCCTCTGGCGTAACTTCTGTGTATATTCTCCCATTGGTCACGGTCAGCCCTTCTGAGCATAGCTCAACCTGTGAATCGGAGATCAGCATGTGCGCGCCACCTTGTCCTTTGCACTCGATTTTGCTGAGGCTGAATGCGTAAGAGCCGATGCCTAAACATAAAGCAAATAAAGCGAATTTCATAAGTTTAACTCCCTACGGAGCATATTCTTAACCGGCATAATTTGGACTTTTTGTCTTGCGAAACGGAAGCAATTATGGTTTCTTCCGCCGATGAAAAATCTATCTTTTATACTCGTTATGGTAGGATTTAGTTTGTCGGTACTCGCCGTCGACTTTAGAAGGCTTTATGGAAGTCATTCGCAAGAGGCTCTTAGATTAAGACCAATAGCATTGGATCCGGATGACGTTCGTAGATTTGCAGCTGCAAATAGATTGCTAGGGATCCTAAGCACTCTTAATCTTGGTAATATGCATGTTCAAGACGAATTCCAGCTTATGTCAGATTTAGCTTCTCCTAATTACGATGCAGATTCTTCCTGGCGAGCGCAAGGGCTGCACTCAAATTCGCAGTAGGGCGCAAGCCAGCGGGTATTGCAAAAGACCCCCAAAAAGTAGAGTCTAGCAGGACTATGGCACAAGAGAGACTTCACAAAGCACTGGCCCGAGCGGGTGTTGCTTCCAGACGTCAAGTCGAAAAAATGATAGACCAAGGCCTCGTTCGAGTGAACAATAAACGTGTTCTCGAGCAGGGTATGGTTGTAGATACCGAAATCGATCAAGTTTTCGTCGAAGGCAAACGAATCAATATTGCAACGGATGAACTATCCGAGCGGGTATACTTCTTACTTTATAAACCAACTGGCGTCCTATCCAGCACCAAAGACACAGGGGATCGCAAAACCGTGGTGGATTTGGTTAAAGGTATTAGCGGCACACGCATCTATCCGGTTGGCCGGCTAGATTACGATGCTGAAGGCGCCTTACTGCTCACCAATGATGGTGAGTTGACCAATCAACTGATTCACCCTAAATTTCATATTCCTAAAGTGTATGAAGTGAAGGTTAAAGGCACGCCAACTGAAGAATCCGTTAATAAGCTGCGCCGCGGGATCTATCTAGAAGATGGCCCTACCGGCCCTTGCGAAATCGAATTTTTGAGAAAAGCCAAGATTAACACTTGGGTTAAAGTGGTCCTGACTCAAGGGAAAAACCGCCAAATCAAGCGCATGTTCTGGCGCATTGAACATCCGGTTGCCAAAATCGTTCGCACTCATTTTGCAGGCATTTCGGTGATGGATTTGAAGCCTGGTGAGTTTAGACCACTGACTAAGCGTGAGCTTTTATCACTTAGAGCTTGTGTCAAACGATGACGGCAAATCAGGTCACCCTAGCGCGCATTTTCTTACTGCCCATTCCTTGCGCCATGCTGTTGTTTGCGGACATGACCTGGCAATGGATCGCATTTTTTCTATTCGTTTTTTTAGGGATGACCGACTTTATTGATGGCATGATGGCCAGACGGGAAGGGCCGACCAAGCTTGGCGGCCTTTTGGATCCGGTAGCTGACAAAATCATGATGGCAGCCATCACGCTATCTTTAAGCGGAAACGGTTGGGTACCGGCTTGGGTACCCGCTGCAATACTTTCTAGAGAGCTGTTTGTGACTGTGCTCAGAAGCAGCGTTGCCATGCGCGGTCAGCAGGTTAAGACCAGCAATTTAGCCAAGATGAAGACCATCATTCAGATGGGCGGTTTTGGCACCATTTTCATGACACTGTTCTTAACGCCCCAGATGGCCAGTTTGGTTGCGATGTTTTGGATGGTATTTTTTCTAGCCATTTGGGCTTATTGGGTTTTTGTTCGCAAAGAATCTGCGCCTCACTGGGCTATTCAGGTCGCCGGTAGTTTTGTTTACTGGTTTGCGTTGCTTAATCTGACATCCACTGAAACCGCCATTTTGCTGCAGTGTGTGGTGATTGTCGGTATTACTTGGTTTAGTGCCATCGACTATTTGCTTACCAGTTACAAGTTGTTTTGGGCCACCGGCCTTGGCGGTAAAGATCTGGTGCGGCTGTTTTGGGCTTTGGCCCATGGCGTTTTAGCCTTGTTTGCAGCCAGTTATAATCCAGGGCTGATTATCCCAGTATTAATTAGTATGTCTTTTGAGCTAGGATTGGGCGGCGTGGATAATATTGCGGTGGCAGAAGGCAAAGTGCTTAACTGGCGGCTGTTTGCAGTCAGTGGCGCGATTGCCACTTGGTTTTCGTTGATTCAAACGCCTGGCCTGGCGATTATCTTAGCCGTTACCAGTGGCATTTGTTGCTGGCTTGGCGCACGTGAAGTTAAGTGGCGTTTCTTTTAACTGAGATTATGCTAGGACTTTAAGTCCCATGGCAATTCTTTCAGGCTCTATTACCTATACCCGTTTTTCTGTATTGGCGAATTTGCCAAACTCACTGGCTGAATATTTCGAAAAGGCTTTGGCAATCAGGCGCTTCGTGCCTTTGCATGAAGAAGGCCGCGATATCGAAAGCTCTGGTTGGGTTTCCATTCAAAATCCTTATTTGGATGATGAACGCATTTTAAATAATCAATTTATGTATGGTGATCTGATCGTTCTTGGCTTTAGAGAAGATAAGATTAGCATCCCCAAAGCCATGCTCAGAGATTTGGTCTCACGTCGCCTCCAAGAGTTCCCCGACAAAAATAGGCAAGTTGTAGAAGCGGCCGTGATTGCTGAACTGCGCCAGCGTATCTTGCCTAAGAGCAAAGTGACCGAAGTCCTGTGGGACTTGTCTAAAGGCCAAGTGCGGCTGTTTGCTCGAGGCAAAGGCATGTGCGAGAAATTCGAAAAACTTTTTGAACAAACTTTTCAAGCAAAATTAAAACAGTTAACTTACCCAGAAATCGCGCTATCTCAGCAGCTTTCTTTAAAAGATAAAGGCTATCTGGAAACGCTAATGCCGCAGGAGATATTCACATGATTCAACTTGATTTTTTAGGCGCTGAATTCTTAACTTGGCTTTATTTTAGAATAGAAGAATTGCCTCAGGTAACGCTAGGTAAAAAAGTCTCGTTGAAGCCACTAAACGGCGAAGATCGCAAGGTGACTATTTCCACGCCCAATCTTGATGACAGCGGTGAAGTGCTGCAAGCAATCCGTTCTGGCTATCACGTTGAGACGCTGGCGCTTGAGTATGTCATTGATGAACGCGTCCATGCGTTCACGCTGAATGCCACAGACGGCACCATTAGCGGTGTTCGCAGCAACGGCCATGGCAAGAGCACAGGCGAAGATCAAGAAGCCGATATCTTGCTGCGCATGGCGAATCTAGACGAAATCGAAGAGATTTTAATGAAACTGTTCGGACAGTTTATGGAGGTGAGACTGGGTCAAACTTTCGTGTCGCAAGAAATTAAATCGATCAGAGAGTTTGTACTGCAAGGCCTACAGGCGAAACTGGTTGGTCCATTACCAACTTGGCGCAGCGCGATGAACGAAGCGCCCATGCAGGCATAAAAAAACCCTCTTTCAAAAATTAGTCGAAAGAGGGAAAATTCTACCTGGCAACAAATTAGTTAGCAGGAACTGCTTCTGCAGGAGCGTCAGCAGCTGGAGCTGGAACAACTTCAACTGGAGCTGCAGGAGCAACTTCAGCAGGAGCAGCTTCAGGAGCCAATTCTACTGGAACTTCTTCAGAGTTTCTGCTGCATTTGCTGCAAGCAGAAGTAGCGAAAAGAGCCAAGGTAACGATGGTCAACAACAAATAACGAGCTTTCATGAATATCCCCAATCTAATAAACGTTTAGTAGACAAGATGAGTCCTGCCTATTTTTCACCCAATAGCACCACATTTTGGCCAAAACAAGAGAAATTTCACATTCAGTGTAAATATTCGACCCAGCACTGGGTGCCCGAAATGTTAGTGAGTGAACGGGGAGCCTTGTGAACAGAAAGCTTGTCTGGAATATTTCCATTTCGAAAGCAATATTTAAATGACGCTGTTGGCTCTATTGTTGCTTGGGCCGGTATATATCACAGAAGTGTATGTGCATGGCAATGAGCGAAAAAAGGGCAGACAATGGTTGGAAATAGTAAATGTCAGCGAAAAGCCCGTTAACTTAAATGCTGCCACTTTAAGAAGGCTAGACGGAAAAGACCAAAAAGAGGCTTGGCGCGTGGCGCTTCCCTTTAATGATTTGCATTTAGCACCTCGCCAATATGCCATCATCGCGCAACGCGGAGATCTTGGCAGAATGCTCTGCTCGGATATCACAGTTCTCGAAGTAAAAGAAAAGCAGTTTGCGTTCAAAGCTTCAGGAACCCAAAGCGTATGTATCATGCCTGACGGGGAGGCAGAGAGCTGCAGTCTTTTGTCTGATTCAAAGAAAATCGAAAAAGATCATTCTCGAAATCTCATCCCCGGTTCCTGGATAACAGAGACCTGTGAGTTAAGCCCCGGCTTTTTCGCATCGCCAGGTCTGCCATTGGGCTTTTGTGAAAATAATATCGCTTCGCCTTGGCGTGAATGCTCGCTAGAAGCAGAAACCGTCTCTTTGCAAACTGGCATGAAAAAACGCCAATTGGCCACAGGTTGCGCGAGCACACAAGTATCCAATCTCACTTTGATACTGCTCGCGTTGCTGTGGATAATCTTTAGGAAGGGTTGCGCGCTTTATAAGCACGATATTGGCGCTCTTGCTCGCTACGCCAGCCGTTTTCCAAAATCAAAAGTTCTTTAAGTGAGGCGGCTTTCAAATGGGGGGCCAGCTTCAAAAACAGATGTCCAGCGGCCTTGGCGTCTGCCAACGCCCGGTGAGCGCCGTCCATTTGCACGCCCCAACGAGCAGCGGCATCGCTCAGTCGCTTGCCTTTTTTATATCGGTCGATTTCACGGATATGAATGCATGGATCCACCCAGTGTACTTCCGGGAAAGTGTGCCCAGCACGCCCAAACTCGGATTCGATAAAAGATCGATCAAAATTCGCGTTGTACGCAACCAGGTATGAAGCCTTGGAGCAAGCCTCCAAAAAATCAGCCATATGGTCCGAAAATGCCGGCTGGCCAACAAGCATATCGCTATGGATGCCAGTCAAAGTCGTAATTTCGGCAGGCAAAGGACCTTCAATGGCACAGAGCCTCGCATCCGACGCCACTTCGAGTTGCTTGTCAAATAAGACCCAAGCAATTTCAATCACACGGTTCTGCTGATGATTGAGGCCCGTGGTTTCGGTATCAACCACCAAAAAGGGCATGTCTGACCAATGAGGATCTTTAGGCGCGGAGTTTTCAAAAAAAGAGAGTTGAGACATATTTATGATACTTTCAATCTGGTGTTGCCAATGGAGATAGAATCTGAGCTTTGCAGAAGCCTGGATTCTTCAATCGATAAATCAACCCATACTCTGCCACGGTCACAAAAAATAACCAGCCCCTGCACCGGATTTAGAATGGCGTCCTCTAAAAGGATATCAGGCCCTTGATTTATAAGGATTTCTTTCGGTACATATTTCATGACCAGCTCACGCTGATCAGGGTTTAATAGCCTCTCATCAGCAATGAGGCCTGGCTCGTAACGCCCTATCAAGCGGAAGCTGTCCTTGGGAATGCTATAGCGCATTCCAGTGTCTGGTCCTTGGATGACTGTGAGATCTAAAAATGCAATGCTTGTCATATGGGTGTTTGATTGGGTAAACTAAGTTGGTGAGTCAGGATACCAGAGCTTTTATTAAAGAACTAACGCATTTGGAATGCCGCGTGGTTCGAGGGATGGTGGACGGCTCGTTGATCCTGAATTCAAAAGACGAGTCTGTTTTAAGATGGGCGCTATCGCTTGGGCGAGTATCCAAAGTGTTAGGCGATAAGCCAGTCGAGATTGGCCCTGGTACAGACATCTATCGCACCAAGCTGTTCGGGCTATTAACCAACGCGCCCAACTGGTCAGGCATTAAGGAATGTATTCCAGCCATTTATAAACTTGCTTTAAGCGAACAACAGGAACTTCTGGCTCTGTATGGCAGTCGCTTAGATGTGAAAGCTTTGGAGGACGCGGTTTCGAAACGCCCCTTGGCGCTCGCTTTAGGTGGTGGAGGCGGTACTTCTTTCGTATTCACCGGGGCATTCGCCGCCCTGCATGAAGCTGGCATTATCCCTGATGCCATCGCTGGCAGCTCTATGGGCGCTGTGCTCGG from Myxococcota bacterium includes:
- a CDS encoding N-acetylmuramoyl-L-alanine amidase translates to MFILVLAAALLGQVDHIHLKGLQFQVESSQKVKISQKTVNKRVVFDIKPAKLGKKAPKALVSQNKNIGKIRIAQAGKDIVRVTAELKGKVKLSMKQVPAEKPKLLAKAAKGAKKLTLPPALLADQEQLSEADEDIINDVLDEQPAAVATDGDSKSLIIVLDPGHGGDDPGAIGKGGLREKDVTLAVSKRVKKMIERDIPRAKVYMTRDVDKTLTLPSRTDFANRMKADLFISIHVNASLNRKTQGVETYYLNIAHDRYALRLAARENAMSETETSNLEFILADLAMKSSVSDSVRLGNIVQDALCGNLRNQWDDIRNLGLKHAMFYVLMGAKMPAILVETSFISNKTDEKRLKSTDYQSALAEGIVKGIHRYSEDRVAIR
- a CDS encoding site-specific tyrosine recombinase XerD, producing MNWKDAIEGFLNYAQVEKALSLNSLESYRRDLSKLAAYALSQNLTVENFSKEDLTRYQLSALSLGLNARSQNRHLSSMRQFFRFWMREGVLKQNPAADVRRPKMPSKLPEFLSLAEVDRLLQAATEHPRDYAMLCTLYATGLRVSELIGLRMDNLDLSRGFLRVTGKGNKERLIPLGEKALGALESYIPGSACAPDLFPMSRQGFWKLIKRYAKKAGISKSIYPHQLRHSFATHLVERGADLRGVQALLGHADLSTTEIYMHINQERLHQLYDKHHPRA
- a CDS encoding site-2 protease family protein codes for the protein MINTTQGLKMDNLRLNLVMTLGGLIVAISVHEFAHVAMARFLGDKTGEQMGRFTLNPMSHVDPIWTVALPAVLIIASSVSSGGMPIFAAGKPSPYNPNFLKRKFFGKPLRVRTAEALVAMAGPVSNLIMAFLLLGVLKYSGLALMGLLQPFIVINVSLFVFNLIPVPPLDGTKVLLAILPRHLADKYEGFAPQLSWMLLIVILFGGGAVVGLGVRTILIGMSWLLM
- a CDS encoding segregation/condensation protein A, producing the protein MVADVTSTIELGDERCLIHASGRFTNEDAKDYAPNPESEQLHVEVPFFEGPLDLLLHLIQKHSLDIFDIPIVLITEKYLEEIQNLDLDLAGEFLLMAASLLQIKSKMLLPKEEQPADEEEDGVDPRAELVRRLLEYQRFKDVAGQLGSRDYLGFNIFGRIYEEPDIGPEEDRLVAPVPAFELIENFARILESMQPRTGHTVSFEPVSLRARLTEMIEFSRLKLTYLFKDALGFFGAKTKSDLIITFLAVLEMARLKLVHIKQEPGSSEIHLTALDNEFDGDIHAIDL
- the scpB gene encoding SMC-Scp complex subunit ScpB gives rise to the protein MLSTFNLEHALEAIIFASPEPISLTQIVSVFENQGYEYTREEIGQALLELKIRETGISIQEAAGGYVFRTVPTYGGLVRALLQEKPQKLSASQLEILSIIAYRQPVTRQEIEDIRGVDCSSALKRLLNLKLVKIMGKSQGMGRPLLYGTSKEFLEFFGFNSLHELPSLKEYQDLNKEKPEPVTAEEGEEILLKDLFAEKEYSTAEHERQNQEALEALDKALGVLSQTEKQMAQP
- a CDS encoding pseudouridine synthase, with translation MAQERLHKALARAGVASRRQVEKMIDQGLVRVNNKRVLEQGMVVDTEIDQVFVEGKRINIATDELSERVYFLLYKPTGVLSSTKDTGDRKTVVDLVKGISGTRIYPVGRLDYDAEGALLLTNDGELTNQLIHPKFHIPKVYEVKVKGTPTEESVNKLRRGIYLEDGPTGPCEIEFLRKAKINTWVKVVLTQGKNRQIKRMFWRIEHPVAKIVRTHFAGISVMDLKPGEFRPLTKRELLSLRACVKR
- a CDS encoding CDP-alcohol phosphatidyltransferase family protein, which codes for MTANQVTLARIFLLPIPCAMLLFADMTWQWIAFFLFVFLGMTDFIDGMMARREGPTKLGGLLDPVADKIMMAAITLSLSGNGWVPAWVPAAILSRELFVTVLRSSVAMRGQQVKTSNLAKMKTIIQMGGFGTIFMTLFLTPQMASLVAMFWMVFFLAIWAYWVFVRKESAPHWAIQVAGSFVYWFALLNLTSTETAILLQCVVIVGITWFSAIDYLLTSYKLFWATGLGGKDLVRLFWALAHGVLALFAASYNPGLIIPVLISMSFELGLGGVDNIAVAEGKVLNWRLFAVSGAIATWFSLIQTPGLAIILAVTSGICCWLGAREVKWRFF
- a CDS encoding 3'-5' exonuclease; translation: MSQLSFFENSAPKDPHWSDMPFLVVDTETTGLNHQQNRVIEIAWVLFDKQLEVASDARLCAIEGPLPAEITTLTGIHSDMLVGQPAFSDHMADFLEACSKASYLVAYNANFDRSFIESEFGRAGHTFPEVHWVDPCIHIREIDRYKKGKRLSDAAARWGVQMDGAHRALADAKAAGHLFLKLAPHLKAASLKELLILENGWRSEQERQYRAYKARNPS